In Massilia antarctica, the following are encoded in one genomic region:
- a CDS encoding aldo/keto reductase — translation MKTRTLGSTGLSVSAIGLGCMGMSFAYGGADEAESIRTLHRAVELGVTMFDTAEVYGPYANEELLARALRGLRGKVSIATKFGFRIGAQGQGMQRVTGVDSRPAQLRAAVEGSLARLGVETIDLLYQHRVDPALPIEDVVGVMADLVREGKVLHLGLSEASATTLRRACAVHPIAALQSEYSLWSRDVEDEVLPACRALGVGFVPYSPLGRGFLTGQLGSTATLATDDYRRGLPRFQDEALRANAPLVARLEQLAAARGVSAAQLALGWLLAQGEQIVPIPGVRRLVHLEQNVAATQLVLSAAELAAIAAAVPRGAVRGARYGEQEMGMVGL, via the coding sequence ATGAAAACGCGCACATTGGGATCGACCGGCTTGTCGGTGTCCGCCATCGGGCTCGGTTGCATGGGGATGAGCTTTGCCTACGGCGGCGCCGACGAGGCGGAATCGATCCGCACCTTGCACCGCGCCGTCGAACTGGGCGTGACGATGTTCGATACAGCGGAGGTCTACGGCCCTTACGCCAACGAGGAACTGCTGGCGCGTGCCTTGCGCGGACTGCGCGGCAAGGTGAGCATCGCCACCAAGTTCGGTTTTCGGATCGGCGCGCAGGGGCAGGGCATGCAGCGGGTGACGGGGGTGGACAGTCGCCCCGCGCAGCTGCGCGCGGCGGTCGAGGGCTCGCTGGCCCGGCTGGGCGTGGAGACGATCGATCTGCTGTACCAGCACCGGGTCGATCCGGCGCTGCCGATCGAGGACGTGGTTGGTGTCATGGCCGATCTGGTACGCGAGGGCAAGGTGCTGCATCTGGGCTTGTCGGAGGCGTCGGCCACGACGCTGCGGCGCGCCTGCGCGGTGCATCCGATCGCTGCGCTGCAGTCGGAGTATTCGCTGTGGAGCCGCGACGTCGAGGATGAGGTGCTGCCAGCCTGCCGCGCATTGGGCGTGGGCTTTGTGCCTTACAGCCCGCTGGGCCGGGGTTTCCTCACCGGGCAGCTCGGGTCGACCGCTACTTTGGCGACGGACGACTACCGGCGCGGCCTGCCGCGCTTCCAGGACGAGGCGTTGCGCGCCAACGCGCCGCTGGTGGCGCGGCTGGAGCAGCTCGCTGCCGCGCGCGGGGTCAGCGCGGCCCAGCTGGCGCTGGGCTGGCTGCTGGCGCAGGGCGAGCAGATCGTGCCGATTCCAGGTGTGCGCCGGCTGGTCCACCTGGAGCAGAACGTGGCCGCCACGCAGCTGGTATTGAGCGCGGCGGAGCTGGCGGCCATCGCCGCCGCCGTGCCACGCGGCGCGGTGCGCGGCGCGCGCTACGGCGAGCAGGAAATGGGCATGGTCGGGCTGTAA
- a CDS encoding DUF3224 domain-containing protein codes for MSMFRFSAVALSLLAFLQPAAAQTPPAAPPMLRASGPFEIAIIPAGAPEKEGRIAIGRMALDKQYAGELAASGKGSMLTAVSDTRGSAAYVAIERVSGTLAGRKGSFVLQHAGTMQGGTSQATITIVPDSGTEELSGITGSLALTVLDGKHFYALDYALGTKVPGAGIGLMQVAPELMSFSQ; via the coding sequence ATGTCAATGTTCCGTTTTAGCGCCGTCGCGCTCTCCCTGCTCGCCTTTTTGCAACCGGCCGCCGCGCAAACGCCGCCGGCAGCACCGCCCATGCTACGCGCCAGCGGGCCGTTCGAGATAGCGATCATACCCGCCGGCGCTCCCGAGAAGGAAGGCCGTATCGCCATCGGCCGCATGGCGCTCGACAAACAGTACGCCGGCGAACTGGCGGCCAGCGGCAAGGGCAGCATGCTGACGGCGGTGAGCGACACCCGGGGCTCGGCCGCCTATGTCGCCATCGAGAGGGTCAGCGGGACCCTGGCGGGCCGCAAGGGCAGTTTCGTTCTGCAGCATGCGGGCACGATGCAGGGCGGGACCAGCCAGGCGACCATCACGATCGTGCCCGATTCGGGCACGGAGGAGTTAAGCGGCATCACCGGCAGCCTTGCGCTCACGGTCCTCGACGGCAAGCACTTCTATGCGCTCGATTACGCGCTGGGCACTAAGGTACCCGGCGCAGGTATCGGTTTGATGCAGGTGGCGCCTGAATTGATGAGTTTTTCTCAGTAG
- a CDS encoding helix-turn-helix domain-containing protein, with the protein MDKPDTAPATPKGIVDPLGMARRIRLATYPPSAPLARFVDYVWIVEWNMGERAPEIQRVLPYPNAHLVFDRGRTAIHGVVRGAFERKVAGAGRVLGVRFKPGGLRPFIAHPVSRLADRTMAADEVLRISSAAAEQRVLEGDSDADMVGAAEAMLLAVLPAPDPRALLAEQAVNAAAAIDGPASVAALCAQTGIEERALQRLFSNYVGVSPKWVIQRYRLQEASWRLARPAPVDLAALASQLGFFDQAHFTRYFTKLVGTSPLEYWKSQQEPRQSSP; encoded by the coding sequence TTGGATAAACCCGACACTGCGCCCGCAACGCCGAAAGGCATCGTCGATCCGCTCGGCATGGCGCGCCGCATCCGCCTGGCCACCTACCCGCCATCGGCACCGCTGGCGCGCTTCGTCGACTACGTCTGGATCGTCGAATGGAACATGGGGGAGCGCGCGCCCGAAATCCAGCGCGTGCTGCCGTATCCGAATGCGCACCTGGTGTTCGACCGCGGCCGCACTGCCATCCACGGCGTGGTGCGCGGCGCGTTCGAGCGCAAGGTGGCGGGAGCGGGCCGCGTGCTCGGCGTGCGCTTCAAGCCGGGCGGGCTGCGTCCCTTTATCGCGCATCCCGTCTCGCGCCTGGCCGACCGCACCATGGCGGCGGACGAGGTGCTGCGCATCTCCAGCGCCGCCGCCGAACAGCGCGTGCTGGAGGGCGACAGCGATGCGGACATGGTCGGCGCGGCCGAAGCGATGCTGCTGGCCGTGCTGCCGGCGCCGGACCCGCGCGCGCTGCTGGCCGAACAAGCCGTCAACGCCGCCGCAGCCATCGACGGACCGGCCAGCGTGGCCGCCCTGTGCGCGCAGACGGGCATCGAAGAACGCGCGCTGCAAAGGCTGTTCAGCAATTATGTGGGCGTATCGCCCAAGTGGGTAATCCAGCGCTACCGGCTGCAGGAAGCGAGCTGGCGCCTGGCCAGGCCCGCGCCGGTCGACCTGGCGGCCCTGGCCAGCCAGCTCGGTTTTTTCGACCAGGCCCATTTCACGCGCTACTTCACGAAGCTGGTGGGCACGTCGCCGCTGGAATACTGGAAGTCGCAGCAGGAGCCGCGTCAAAGCAGCCCATAA
- a CDS encoding MepB family protein, whose amino-acid sequence MTLKEAPFHPDLQVLQRAYDAHGLAWTAPRHEAESAEYAASSFAVEGLQVRFRVAKITPTKVGQFVTLWKRIGSGPIQPFDETDPVDLFVVSTRQGDQIGQFVFPAAVLAARDIVSRAGQGGKRAIRVYPPWVLTTSKQAHATQRWQLAYFLPDGADAAAVRRLYGLL is encoded by the coding sequence ATGACACTCAAAGAAGCCCCGTTCCATCCCGACCTGCAGGTGCTCCAGCGCGCGTATGACGCGCACGGCCTGGCCTGGACCGCGCCGCGGCACGAAGCGGAAAGCGCCGAGTATGCGGCCAGCAGTTTCGCGGTCGAGGGCTTGCAGGTGCGTTTTCGCGTCGCCAAAATCACGCCGACCAAGGTGGGCCAGTTCGTCACCTTGTGGAAGCGCATCGGCTCCGGGCCGATCCAGCCGTTCGACGAGACCGACCCGGTCGACCTGTTCGTGGTCAGTACCCGCCAGGGGGACCAGATCGGGCAGTTCGTCTTTCCTGCAGCGGTGCTGGCCGCGCGCGATATCGTGTCGCGCGCGGGGCAGGGCGGCAAGCGCGCCATCCGCGTGTATCCGCCGTGGGTGCTCACGACCAGCAAGCAGGCGCACGCCACGCAGCGCTGGCAGCTGGCATATTTTCTTCCTGACGGCGCCGACGCGGCCGCCGTACGCAGGCTTTATGGGCTGCTTTGA